A genomic segment from Montipora foliosa isolate CH-2021 chromosome 9, ASM3666993v2, whole genome shotgun sequence encodes:
- the LOC137971768 gene encoding uncharacterized protein translates to MALRRLEGTERRLLKKPEFARAYTDCTEQYALKGYIRKVPREDRPAVRWFLPLFPIVRPDRTTTKTRIVFDASARYQGVSLYDVICQGPKLQRDLFHILLRFRKHPVALVCDIAEMYLRIAIAPEDRPFHRFLWRDLDLQKAPEEYEFSRVIFGVNSSPFLAQFVTQHHAETHRTKYPLAAETVLKSTYMDDSMDSVTNDQQGIELYRQLSQLWKRAGMQARKWLSNSPVVLSEIPPDDRASEIDLKEGTSPAVKTLGVLWQAAKDAFTFKVQPPGNYFSFTKRNFLSKVATLFDPLGFLAPFIIRAKVLLQDLWAAGLDWDDPLGETLVCRSRNWFEELPELAQISVRRCLQPLKDEIAISSSLQTFVDASQDAYGSVVYYRNVYPNGLISSVIVAAKTSVAPLKQSVFHVWN, encoded by the coding sequence ATGGCACTTCGAAGACTTGAAGGAACGGAACGCAGGCTTTTGAAGAAACCGGAGTTCGCTAGAGCCTATACAGACTGTACTGAGCAATACGCTTTAAAGGGGTACATCAGAAAAGTCCCACGCGAGGATCGACCCGCGGTCAGGTGGTTTCTTCCTCTCTTTCCAATTGTGAGACCGGACAGAACTACTACAAAGACGCGTATCGTTTTTGATGCCTCCGCGAGGTATCAAGGAGTCTCTTTGTACGATGTGATTTGTCAGGGACCAAAGTTACAACGTGACCTTTTTCACattttgcttcgttttcgaaAACATCCCGTTGCTCTGGTCTGTGACATCGCAGAAATGTATCTGAGGATTGCGATCGCGCCTGAAGACCGTCCTTTTCACCGGTTTCTTTGGAGAGACTTAGACCTACAGAAAGCTCCAGAAGAGTACGAATTTAGCCGTGTTATATTTGGTGTGAATTCGTCGCCATTTCTTGCTCAGTTCGTCACGCAACATCACGCGGAAACACATAGAACTAAGTACCCACTCGCGGCCGAAACCGTCCTCAAATCGACCTACATGGATGACAGTATGGACTCGGTGACTAATGACCAGCAAGGAATCGAGCTGTACAGGCAATTGTCGCAACTCTGGAAACGTGCAGGAATGCAAGCTCGAAAGTGGCTGTCCAACTCTCCAGTCGTGCTGAGTGAAATCCCACCAGATGACAGAGCTTCAGAAATTGATTTAAAAGAAGGAACCTCACCCGCCGTCAAAACTCTTGGTGTATTATGGCAGGCGGCAAAAGATGCGTTCACTTTCAAGGTTCAACCACCCGGTAACTACTTTTCATTTACGAAGCGCAATTTTCTGTCCAAAGTGGCAACTTTGTTCGATCCACTCGGGTTCCTCGCGCCGTTTATCATCAGAGCCAAAGTCCTGTTGCAAGATCTATGGGCTGCAGGACTAGACTGGGACGACCCTCTCGGAGAAACCCTGGTGTGTAGAAGTCGAAATTGGTTTGAAGAATTGCCCGAACTAGCTCAGATCAGCGTCCGACGATGCTTGCAACCACTGAAAGATGAAATAGCAATTTCTTCATCTCTTCAAACCTTCGTGGATGCTTCTCAAGACGCTTATGGTTCCGTTGTGTATTACAGAAATGTCTATCCAAATGGCCTAATATCCAGTGTTATTGTGGCTGCAAAGACAAGCGTCGCCCCCTTAAAGCAATCAGTGTTCCACGTCTGGAATTGA
- the LOC137971770 gene encoding uncharacterized protein, which translates to MSLKASAVPSIFAWKQTSPRKRPPPTERPHQQQREDRPKSFPEKECFSVSSEPKIFLSKTPEAVNDIPETGTNETITLGAVSTSLDEIPSTEKDLNETLKQLRLLEKKYADLEKAVSELEDKNQALQSNVFSLSRFTSEEAMLFYTGFPNYKVFLASFEYLDPGDNGENVRYWLSCDNEIPAEHYKSPAQLGVKRGRPRSIKPREEFFLTLCRLRQGFAETHLSHLFNVSQATISRIIISWINFMYLRFGVLNIWPSREAINTTMPQDFRKAYPSTHVIIDCTEVKCAMPSQ; encoded by the coding sequence ATGTCTCTGAAGGCAAGTGCAGTTCCGTCGATATTTGCTTGGAAACAAACTTCACCACGAAAGCGGCCGCCCCCTACCGAAAGGCCTCATCAACAACAGCGAGAAGACAGGCCGAAATCTTTCCCAGAAAAAGAGTGTTTTTCAGTGTCTTCGGAGCCTAAAATATTTCTCAGCAAAACACCTGAAGCTGTAAACGATATTCCTGAAACAGGTACTAACGAAACCATTACCTTAGGAGCCGTCAGTACCAGCCTTGATGAAATACCTTCCACTGAAAAAGATCTTAATGAGACCCTCAAACAATTAAGgctacttgaaaaaaaatacgCAGATCTCGAAAAGGCAGTTTCAGAGTTAGAAGACAAAAATCAAGCACTTCAGTCAAATGTCTTCTCACTTAGTCGCTTTACCTCAGAAGAGGCAATGTTATTTTATACAGGTTTTCCTAACTACAAAGTATTCCTGGCATCCTTTGAATATTTAGACCCGGGAGATAATGGAGAAAATGTCAGATACTGGTTGTCATGTGATAATGAGATACCCGCAGAACATTACAAGTCTCCAGCGCAATTAGGTGTAAAGAGAGGTAGACCAAGATCAATCAAACCACGAGAAGAATTTTTTCTCACTTTGTGTCGCTTGAGACAGGGATTTGCAGAAACTCACCTTTCCCACCTGTTTAATGTTTCTCAGGCAACCATTAGTAGGATCATTATTAGTTGGATCAATTTTATGTATCTTCGATTTGGAGTGCTTAACATTTGGCCATCAAGAGAAGCCATTAACACAACAATGCCTCAAGACTTCAGGAAGGCATATCCCAGTACACACGTTATTATTGACTGTACAGAAGTGAAGTGTGCAATGCCCAGCCAGTAG
- the LOC137971017 gene encoding uncharacterized protein — MNSFILILVPLMVFAFPNALALTCYKCTPSLNPLRTCTEPEQLTSMECPTPNVNMSMNMSGVIISLTYDVACLTTRFVANVPNLGQLTVYSLGCGTQNNGSSASMPDCSISQSSICEAIEKAVIGTGITIVSCNNTCCTTDNCNEVEQPSTTPSTNEEMTPSTNEEMTMASTTSGMDQVRPQFLGLLMVFAGILFRKIYQPF, encoded by the exons ATGAACAGCTTCATTCTGATTTTAGTTCCTTTAATGGTCTTTGCGTTCCCTAACG CTCTAGCTTTAACTTGCTACAAGTGCACCCCGAGCCTAAACCCACTGAGAACGTGCACTGAACCAGAACAATTAACATCGATGGAGTGTCCAACACCCAATGTGAATATGAGTATGAATATGTCAGGAGTGATCATATCGCTGACATATGATGTTGCTTGCCTCACCACCAGATTTGTGGCAAACGTTCCGAACCTCGGACAGTTGACCGTTTATTCCCTGGGCTGTGGTACACAG AATAACGGTTCTAGTGCATCCATGCCAGACTGCTCTATTTCTCAAAGCAGCATCTGTGAGGCAATCGAGAAAGCAGTAATTGGCACCGGAATTACCATTGTGTCCTGTAACAACACGTGCTGTACAACAGACAACTGCAACGAAGTTGAACAGCCATCAACTACTCCATCAACTAATGAAGAAATGACTCCATCAACTAATGAAGAAATGACCATGGCATCAACAACTAGCGGCATGGATCAAGTCAGGCCACAGTTTCTTGGCCTTCTCATGGTGTTTGCAGGCATCCTCTTTAGGAAAATCTACCAACCTTTCTAA
- the LOC137971767 gene encoding uncharacterized protein codes for MRLVQKFEERASEKGFTSLVKEACKYAEELDTGLTLNYLKPSCSPRQAPDTEILGKKVKGYLRRTVTEKLQEEIESEQWHGRFLCARWHDKDLSMDECFAWLREWPSAPTHTITGVLELYEQLTPTRVYTKIKTGTSQGEITCRLCGGAAETLAHVLAGCPALAQSKYLERHNAALKVLFFEVCKDLQLVDSVPPWYSLVGPKPVYESPEAQAYWDVPVYAEQSYVKANRVDVRFVDHRRKRVWAVEMSCPWLDNRGKKEREKTEKYAPLRWELRKQYPGYVVEQCNVVIDVLGGWSKDLEKTIKKLVGARGREVLRRMQKAIISSSLNIARAFKAIVK; via the coding sequence ATGAGGTTAGTTCAGAAGTTTGAAGAGAGGGCGAGTGAGAAGGGATTCACTTCGTTGGTTAAGGAGGCATGCAAGTACGCGGAGGAGCTGGACACGGGTTTGACTTTGAACTATCTGAAACCGTCATGCAGCCCGCGCCAAGCTCCGGATACAGAAATTCTAGGGAAGAAAGTTAAGGGTTATTTGAGGAGGACTGTGACGGAGAAGTTACAGGAAGAGATTGAGAGCGAGCAGTGGCATGGTCGCTTTCTGTGTGCACGGTGGCACGACAAAGATCTGAGCATGGATGAGTGTTTTGCTTGGCTACGGGAGTGGCCCTCAGCACCCACCCACACGATTACCGGGGTACTGGAGCTTTACGAACAGCTCACCCCTACTAGAGTGTATACAAAGATCAAAACAGGAACTTCACAAGGAGAGATCACGTGTAGGTTGTGCGGAGGCGCTGCAGAAACTCTTGCGCATGTTCTTGCAGGATGTCCTGCTTTAGCACAGTCCAAGTACTTGGAGCGACACAACGCTGCACTTAAGGTGTTGTTCTTTGAGGTGTGTAAAGACCTGCAGCTAGTGGACTCAGTACCACCATGGTACTCGTTAGTGGGACCCAAACCAGTGTACGAATCTCCGGAAGCTCAAGCTTACTGGGATGTACCAGTGTATGCCGAACAAAGCTATGTCAAGGCCAACAGAGTGGACGTCAGATTTGTGGATCACAGGAGGAAACGAGTCTGGGCAGTtgaaatgagttgcccctggtTAGACAACCGTGGGAAAAAGGAGAGGgagaagacggaaaagtatgcTCCACTGCGCTGGGAGTTAAGGAAGCAGTACCCTGGCTATGTCGTGGAACAGTGCAACGTAGTGATTGATGTGCTAGGCGGTTGGTCTAAAGatttagagaaaacaataaagaaacttgTGGGCGCTAGAGGAAGGGAGGTTCTCAGAAGGATGCAGAAAGCTATTATCTCAAGTTCGCTTAACATAGCGCGGGCCTTCAAGGCCATCGTCAAATAA
- the LOC137971769 gene encoding uncharacterized protein has protein sequence MVNRRGLPQEVVSDNGGNFVGAEKELHELAKKLDEDKIQRSVANKGIKWHFNPLLVPHFGGVHEIMIKAAKRAILGSADVNNEELMTAFTGAEALINSRPLTYQSANPSDDVPLTPNHFLHGQIGGQFAPESVDDDKNLNIKKRWRRIQELVKHFWRRWMREWLPNLNSRKKWLKTQRNLQVGEVVLLISPDAPRGKWPLGRVLEVYPGEDGRVRDAKVQVGRNTLTQSVSKLCPLEVCDQ, from the coding sequence ATGGTCAATCGTAGAGGACTTCCCCAGGAGGTTGTCTCGGACAACGGAGGAAACTTTGTTGGAGCTGAGAAAGAACTACATGAACTAGCCAAGAAACTTGACGAGGATAAAATTCAGAGATCTGTTGCAAATAAAGGCATCAAATGGCATTTCAATCCACTATTAGTGCCTCACTTCGGGGGAGTCCACGAAATCATGATTAAGGCAGCCAAGAGAGCAATTTTGGGGTCGGCGGACGTTAACAATGAAGAACTGATGACAGCCTTTACTGGTGCAGAAGCTTTGATAAACTCAAGACCGCTAACCTACCAGTCTGCAAATCCAAGCGACGATGTACCTCTCACGCCGAATCATTTTCTTCATGGACAGATTGGTGGTCAGTTTGCCCCAGAGAGCGTGGATGACGACAAAAATTTGAACATCAAGAAAAGATGGCGAAGAATTCAAGAACTCGTCAAACATTTCTGGCGCAGATGGATGAGAGAGTGGTTACCCAACCTCAATTCAAGAAAGAAATGgcttaaaactcaaagaaatctTCAAGTCGGAGAAGTTGTTCTTTTAATATCACCAGACGCCCCTCGTGGCAAATGGCCTCTCGGTCGAGTACTCGAAGTTTATCCTGGTGAAGATGGAAGAGTTAGAGATGCTAAGGTTCAAGTTGGACGCAACACCCTCACTCAAAGTGTCTCCAAACTGTGTCCCTTAGAAGTTTGTGATCAGTGA